One Epinephelus moara isolate mb chromosome 20, YSFRI_EMoa_1.0, whole genome shotgun sequence genomic window carries:
- the rgma gene encoding repulsive guidance molecule A: MQSPRERSEVRPRAGWMVMGKRGRPSALDVCRVLAVFLSLFPSVTLQCKILKCNSEFWASTSNSGPEEEFCTALRAYNSCVRRTARTCRGDLAYHSAQHGIEDLMSQHNCSKEGPTSQPRARTPLPPPPPPLLPDSQEHSDGPEVCHYERSLPRNTAPPNYTHCGFFGDPHLRTFGDDFQTCKVEGAWPLIHNKYLSVQVTNTPVVPGSLATATSKLTIIFKNFQECVDQKMYHAETDELPAAFADGSKNGGDRHGANTLRVVEKVPGQHVEIQARYIGTTIVVRQVGRYLTFAVRMPEEVVNSVEEGDNQDLYLCLHGCPANQRIDFRNFKARAAEAHSAGRSRSGTAAHGFTYQSAKAKCKERLPVEDLYFQSCVFDLLSSGDINFTMAAYYAFEDVKMLHSNSKRYHIFEKDAFMRNAAQTGKDFLSLLFLNLLTVLLWIECCTVHL, from the exons ATGCAGTCGCCAAG GGAGAGGAGTGAAGTGCGACCCCGAGCTGGATGGATGGTTATGGGGAAAAGAGGAAGACCCTCGGCGCTTGACGTGTGCAGAGTCCTCGCGGTGTTTCTCTCACTCTTCCCCTCCG TGACTCTGCAGTGCAAGATCCTCAAGTGTAACTCCGAATTTTGGGCCTCCACCTCGAACTCTGGACCAGAGGAGGAGTTTTGCACGGCGCTGCGTGCGTACAACAGCTGTGTACGCCGAACTGCACGTACCTGCAGGGGGGACTTGGCGTACCACTCCGCCCAGCATGGCATAGAGGATCTAATGAGCCAGCATAACTGCTCCAAGGAGGGGCCGACATCTCAACCACGTGCCCGCaccccacttcctcctccacccccgCCACTCCTCCCCGACAGCCAGGAACACTCAGATGGCCCGGAAGTGTGCCACTATGAGCGCAGTCTTCCGCGCAACACGGCGCCACCCAACTACACCCACTGTGGCTTCTTTGGAGACCCGCACCTGCGAACATTTGGGGACGACTTCCAGACGTGTAAGGTGGAAGGAGCCTGGCCGCTTATCCACAACAAATACCTGTCTGTACAGGTGACCAACACTCCTGTGGTGCCGGGGTCTTTGGCCACAGCCACAAGCAAG CTGACAATCATCTTCAAGAACTTCCAGGAATGTGTGGATCAGAAGATGTACCACGCAGAGACAGACGAGCTGCCGGCTGCATTTGCAGATGGCTCCAAGAATGGAGGGGATCGGCACGGAGCAAACACCCTACGCGTGGTGGAGAAGGTTCCTGGGCAGCATGTGGAGATTCAGGCCAGGTACATCGGAACAACCATAGTGGTGCGGCAGGTAGGCCGCTACCTGACCTTTGCCGTGCGGATGCCGGAGGAAGTCGTGAACTCAGTGGAGGAAGGCGACAACCAGGACTTGTACCTGTGTCTTCACGGCTGTCCCGCCAACCAGCGCATCGACTTCAGGAACTTCAAGGCCCGAGCGGCGGAGGCCCACAGCGCGGGCAGGAGCAGGAGCGGCACTGCGGCACATGGCTTCACCTACCAGTCCGCCAAGGCCAAGTGCAAAGAGCGGCTTCCAGTGGAGGACCTGTACTTTCAGTCCTGCGTGTTtgacctcctctcctctggagACATTAACTTCACCATGGCAGCCTACTACGCCTTTGAGGATGTAAAAATGCTCCACTCAAACAGCAAGAGGTATCACATCTTTGAAAAGGATGCTTTCATGAGAAACGCAGCACAGACGGGCAAAGATTTTCTTTCACTCCTCTTCCTCAACCTCCTCACTGTCTTATTGTGGATTGAGTGTTGCACAGTTCATCTATAG